A stretch of Microbacterium caowuchunii DNA encodes these proteins:
- a CDS encoding ABC transporter ATP-binding protein has translation MTTQNPNGIPAVAITGVDKTFETRSGQVHALQQIDLDVAAGEFVSLIGPSGCGKSTLMRLIADLDQATDGTISVFGKTPARARLDQDYGIAFQQAGLLPWRTVTGNVSLPLEMHGAPGRAGRVAELLEMVGLSEFADRYPDQLSGGMQQRVAIARALAERPKLLLMDEPFGALDEMTRERMQTELVRICAETEAAVVFVTHSIPEAVFLSDRVVVMSPRPGRIQQIVPMRLESTHERTEALREDESFFEMVTAVREALHQGSPAPRGVENR, from the coding sequence GTGACCACCCAGAACCCGAACGGGATCCCGGCCGTCGCCATCACCGGGGTGGACAAGACCTTCGAGACCCGCAGCGGGCAGGTGCACGCCCTGCAGCAGATCGACCTCGATGTCGCCGCGGGCGAGTTCGTCTCCCTCATCGGCCCGTCCGGATGCGGCAAGTCGACCCTCATGCGCCTGATCGCGGACCTCGACCAGGCGACCGACGGGACCATCAGCGTCTTCGGCAAGACCCCCGCGCGCGCCCGGCTCGACCAGGACTACGGCATCGCGTTCCAGCAGGCGGGGCTCCTGCCGTGGCGCACGGTCACGGGCAACGTATCCCTCCCCCTCGAGATGCACGGCGCCCCCGGCCGGGCGGGCCGCGTGGCGGAGTTGCTGGAGATGGTCGGTCTCAGCGAATTCGCCGACCGGTACCCGGACCAGCTGTCCGGCGGCATGCAGCAGCGCGTGGCGATCGCACGCGCCCTCGCCGAACGCCCGAAGCTCCTCCTGATGGACGAGCCCTTCGGCGCCCTCGACGAGATGACGCGCGAGCGGATGCAGACCGAGCTGGTACGGATCTGCGCGGAGACGGAAGCGGCCGTGGTCTTCGTCACGCACTCGATCCCGGAGGCGGTCTTCCTCTCCGACCGCGTCGTGGTGATGTCCCCGCGACCCGGACGCATCCAGCAGATCGTCCCCATGCGCCTGGAGAGCACCCACGAGCGGACGGAGGCCCTCCGAGAAGACGAGTCCTTCTTCGAGATGGTCACCGCGGTCCGAGAGGCGCTGCACCAGGGGAGTCCGGCGCCGCGCGGGGTGGAGAACCGCTGA
- a CDS encoding ABC transporter permease — MTVTEPPTITAAGDPAHPLPARVARRRAGEGRGMVRPVLFGVGGVLAVALLWELYKLLGPADGVVIGGLRVLPRTTDLAMPHVWEMLTRLAEPVTSSPSARPLWLEVLLAALVTLGIAAVGWLVGVVVGFAFALIMQRWRIAEWALLPWIVLSQTVPLIAFAPLVKSWGSRIEIGAFEWADWMSVALIASYLAFFPVAVGALRGLQSPDRIHTELLYTYAATPWQTLVRLRLPAAVPFLIPALRLGAAGAIVGAVVAEVSTGLQGGIGRILIQYAGQASGDPAKPWGPIFGAVLLGLVAAGSVALLGATLKNYRRGEDNA; from the coding sequence ATGACCGTGACCGAGCCGCCCACGATCACCGCCGCGGGCGACCCCGCGCACCCGTTGCCGGCTCGCGTCGCACGCCGGCGCGCCGGGGAAGGGCGGGGGATGGTGCGGCCCGTGCTCTTCGGCGTCGGCGGCGTGCTCGCCGTCGCGCTCCTCTGGGAGCTGTACAAGCTGCTCGGGCCCGCCGACGGAGTCGTGATCGGCGGACTACGGGTGCTGCCGCGCACGACCGACCTGGCCATGCCCCACGTCTGGGAAATGCTCACCCGGCTCGCCGAGCCCGTCACCTCCTCGCCGTCCGCCCGCCCGCTCTGGCTGGAGGTGCTGCTCGCGGCGCTCGTCACCCTCGGGATCGCCGCGGTCGGCTGGCTGGTCGGGGTGGTCGTCGGCTTCGCGTTCGCGTTGATCATGCAGCGCTGGCGCATCGCGGAGTGGGCGCTGCTGCCCTGGATCGTGCTCAGCCAGACCGTGCCGCTCATCGCCTTCGCCCCCCTCGTCAAGAGCTGGGGATCCCGGATCGAGATCGGTGCGTTCGAATGGGCGGACTGGATGAGCGTCGCCCTCATCGCCAGCTACCTCGCCTTCTTCCCGGTCGCGGTCGGCGCCCTCCGCGGGCTGCAATCGCCGGACCGCATCCACACCGAGCTGTTGTACACCTACGCCGCGACGCCGTGGCAGACGCTCGTGCGACTGCGGCTCCCGGCGGCCGTCCCCTTCCTCATCCCGGCGCTGCGCCTGGGAGCGGCCGGCGCCATCGTCGGCGCGGTCGTCGCGGAGGTGTCCACCGGCCTGCAGGGCGGCATCGGCCGCATCCTCATCCAGTACGCCGGCCAGGCCTCCGGGGACCCCGCGAAGCCCTGGGGACCGATCTTCGGCGCCGTCCTGCTCGGACTCGTCGCCGCCGGCTCCGTGGCCCTGCTCGGTGCCACCCTCAAGAACTACCGACGCGGGGAGGACAACGCGTGA
- a CDS encoding TIGR03842 family LLM class F420-dependent oxidoreductase: MDFGVVLQTNPPASRTVQLAQLAEAHGFSHVWTFDSHLLWEEPYVVHSAILNATRRITVGPFVTNPATRDWTVTASVFATLNEMYGNRTICGIGRGDSAVRVTNGRPTSLKELRESIHVIRELANSRAVEYNGATLQFPWSRGSSLDVWVAAYGPLALRLAGEVGDGFILQLADPDIAEWMIRVVKDAAAAAGRDPESIAFCVAAPMYIGTDPGHMRDQCRWFGGMVGNHVADIVAKYGAQGGVPAALTDYIAGREGYDYNSHGKSGNDHVDFVPDEIVDRFCVLGTAEEHIAKLERLRELGVTQFAGYLQHDNKEETMRVYGETVIPALSAHITAKR; encoded by the coding sequence ATGGACTTCGGTGTCGTCCTGCAGACCAACCCACCCGCGTCGCGCACGGTCCAGCTCGCACAGCTGGCCGAGGCGCACGGGTTCAGCCACGTGTGGACCTTCGACTCGCACCTCCTGTGGGAGGAGCCGTACGTCGTCCACTCCGCCATCCTGAACGCCACCAGGCGCATCACCGTCGGACCGTTCGTGACCAACCCGGCGACCCGTGACTGGACCGTCACGGCGTCCGTGTTCGCCACGCTCAACGAGATGTACGGCAACCGCACGATCTGCGGCATCGGCCGCGGGGACTCGGCGGTGCGGGTGACGAACGGCCGGCCGACGAGCCTGAAGGAGCTGCGGGAGTCCATCCACGTCATCCGGGAGCTGGCCAACTCGCGCGCCGTCGAGTACAACGGCGCGACGCTGCAGTTCCCGTGGAGCCGGGGATCCTCCCTGGACGTGTGGGTGGCCGCCTACGGACCGCTCGCACTGCGTCTGGCCGGGGAGGTGGGCGACGGCTTCATCCTGCAACTCGCCGATCCGGACATCGCCGAGTGGATGATCCGCGTGGTCAAGGATGCGGCGGCGGCGGCCGGCCGCGACCCGGAGTCGATCGCGTTCTGCGTCGCCGCGCCGATGTACATCGGCACCGACCCCGGGCACATGCGCGATCAGTGCCGCTGGTTCGGCGGGATGGTGGGCAACCACGTCGCCGACATCGTCGCCAAGTACGGCGCGCAGGGCGGGGTGCCGGCGGCGCTGACCGACTACATCGCCGGTCGCGAAGGGTACGACTACAACTCCCACGGCAAGTCCGGCAACGACCACGTGGACTTCGTCCCGGACGAGATCGTCGACCGCTTCTGCGTGCTGGGCACCGCCGAGGAGCACATCGCCAAGCTCGAGAGGCTGCGCGAGCTCGGCGTCACCCAGTTCGCCGGATACCTCCAGCACGACAACAAGGAGGAGACGATGCGGGTCTACGGCGAGACCGTGATCCCCGCGCTCTCCGCCCACATCACGGCCAAGCGATGA
- the hydA gene encoding dihydropyrimidinase, producing MATTLITGGTVVSATGRMQADVLIEGERIAAVLQPGSELLGTDLAASVDTVIEATGRYVIPGGIDAHTHMQLPFGGTSASDTFETGTRAAAWGGTTTIVDFAVQRHGERIQDGLAHWHELAAGQCAVDYGFHQIVGGVDAEALAALPGLIDEGITSFKMFMAYPGVFYADDAQILRAMQISARTGMLTMMHAENGPVIDVLAEQLVAEGKTDPYFHGIARAWQAEEEATHRAIMLADLTGAPLYVVHVSAKQAVRQLAWARDKGQNVFGETCPQYLYLSLEEQLGASSERWGAFEGAKWVCSTPLRSRAEGHQDHMWQALRTNDLQMVSTDHCPFCMTDQKELGRGDFRAIPNGIGSVEHRMDLMYQGVVTGEISLERWVELTSTTPARMFGMYGRKGVIQPGADADVVVYDPAGHTSIGYDKTHHMNMDHSAWEGFEIDGHVDTVIARGKVIVDAGQYLGRKGDGRFVRRGLSQYLI from the coding sequence ATGGCCACCACTCTCATCACCGGGGGCACCGTCGTCTCGGCGACCGGACGGATGCAGGCCGACGTCCTGATCGAGGGGGAGCGGATCGCCGCCGTCCTCCAGCCCGGTTCCGAACTGCTGGGCACGGACCTCGCCGCATCCGTCGACACCGTGATCGAGGCCACCGGCCGCTACGTGATCCCCGGCGGCATCGACGCGCACACCCACATGCAGCTGCCCTTCGGCGGCACGTCCGCATCCGACACGTTCGAGACCGGCACCCGGGCCGCGGCCTGGGGCGGGACGACGACGATCGTCGATTTCGCGGTGCAGCGTCACGGCGAGCGGATCCAGGACGGCCTCGCCCACTGGCACGAACTCGCGGCGGGGCAGTGCGCCGTCGACTACGGGTTCCACCAGATCGTCGGCGGCGTGGACGCGGAGGCCCTCGCCGCCCTGCCGGGGCTCATCGACGAGGGCATCACGAGTTTCAAGATGTTCATGGCGTACCCGGGGGTGTTCTACGCCGACGACGCGCAGATCCTGCGGGCGATGCAGATCTCCGCCCGCACCGGGATGCTGACGATGATGCACGCCGAGAACGGACCGGTGATCGACGTCCTGGCCGAGCAGCTCGTGGCCGAGGGCAAGACCGACCCGTACTTCCACGGCATCGCCCGCGCCTGGCAGGCGGAGGAGGAGGCGACGCACCGGGCCATCATGCTGGCGGACCTCACCGGCGCGCCGCTGTACGTCGTCCACGTCAGCGCGAAGCAGGCGGTGCGCCAGCTCGCCTGGGCACGCGACAAGGGTCAGAACGTGTTCGGCGAGACCTGCCCGCAATACCTGTACCTCTCCCTGGAGGAGCAGCTCGGCGCCTCGAGCGAACGCTGGGGGGCGTTCGAGGGTGCCAAGTGGGTGTGCTCGACCCCGCTGCGCTCGCGCGCGGAGGGCCACCAGGACCACATGTGGCAGGCGCTGCGCACGAACGACCTGCAGATGGTCTCGACCGACCACTGCCCCTTCTGCATGACGGATCAGAAGGAGCTCGGACGGGGGGACTTCCGCGCCATCCCGAACGGCATCGGCTCCGTCGAGCACCGCATGGACCTGATGTACCAGGGCGTCGTGACGGGCGAGATCTCCCTGGAGCGCTGGGTGGAGCTCACCTCCACGACGCCGGCCCGGATGTTCGGCATGTACGGACGCAAGGGCGTGATCCAGCCCGGCGCCGACGCGGACGTGGTCGTCTACGACCCGGCCGGGCACACCTCGATCGGATACGACAAGACGCACCACATGAACATGGACCACTCGGCCTGGGAGGGGTTCGAGATCGACGGCCACGTGGACACGGTGATCGCGAGGGGCAAGGTCATCGTCGACGCCGGGCAGTACCTGGGGCGAAAGGGCGACGGCCGGTTCGTCAGGCGCGGCCTCAGCCAGTACCTGATCTGA
- a CDS encoding nitrilase-related carbon-nitrogen hydrolase — translation MTTVRAAITQTTWTGDKASMLDKHEGFARDAAAQGAEVLCFQELFYGPYFGITQDKKYYRYAEPADGPIVQRFAALAKELGTVMVLPIYEEAQTGVYYNTSVLVDADGSILGIYRKNHIPHVEKFWEKFYFRPGNLGYPVFDTAVGKVGMYICYDRHFPEGWRELGLGGAHMVFNPNATKPGLSNRLWEVEGPCAAVANGYFVLQPNRVGREDNEYGDEAVTFYGSSQVIDPRGNHVGALGSGEHEEVLVRDLDLDMVQEMRDDWQFYRDRRPDTYEEITAP, via the coding sequence ATGACGACAGTACGAGCAGCAATCACGCAGACGACATGGACGGGCGACAAGGCCTCCATGCTCGACAAGCACGAGGGGTTCGCCCGGGATGCGGCCGCGCAGGGCGCCGAGGTGCTCTGTTTCCAGGAGCTCTTCTACGGCCCCTACTTCGGCATCACGCAGGACAAGAAGTACTACCGGTACGCCGAGCCCGCCGACGGACCGATCGTCCAGCGCTTCGCGGCCCTGGCGAAGGAGCTCGGCACCGTCATGGTGCTGCCCATCTACGAGGAGGCCCAGACCGGGGTCTACTACAACACCTCGGTGCTCGTCGACGCCGACGGCAGCATCCTCGGGATCTACCGCAAGAACCACATCCCGCACGTGGAGAAGTTCTGGGAGAAGTTCTACTTCCGCCCTGGGAACCTCGGCTACCCGGTGTTCGACACCGCGGTCGGCAAGGTCGGGATGTACATCTGCTACGACCGGCACTTCCCGGAGGGATGGCGGGAGCTCGGGCTAGGCGGCGCGCACATGGTGTTCAACCCCAACGCCACCAAGCCCGGTCTGTCGAACCGGCTGTGGGAGGTCGAGGGGCCGTGCGCCGCGGTGGCCAACGGCTACTTCGTCCTCCAGCCCAACCGGGTCGGACGCGAGGACAACGAGTACGGCGACGAGGCCGTCACGTTCTACGGCAGCAGCCAGGTCATCGACCCGCGCGGCAACCACGTCGGAGCGCTCGGCAGCGGCGAGCACGAGGAGGTGCTCGTCCGGGACCTCGACCTCGACATGGTGCAGGAGATGCGCGACGACTGGCAGTTCTACCGCGACCGGCGTCCGGACACCTACGAAGAGATCACGGCCCCGTGA
- a CDS encoding aminotransferase class I/II-fold pyridoxal phosphate-dependent enzyme produces MHLPAAFPDRSPQGIAGVIARLVNEGVLAPGDRLPTVREIAADLGVSPATVSAAWQALSRAGVLVSRGRAGSFVQAPQRDWLTRRVRGMSGQVERGTLDLSTGTPDPGLLPALGRAFARVSLRADAGRYGDLPVLPDLAEVLEDSWPSPAEMITVVDGALDGISRVLEQVVRFGDRVAVESPGFPYFFDLLDALGAEAVPLELDEEGVLPASLSRALARHPSAVILQPRAQNPTGASMSAHRAQQLAGAVRAARDGDRVVVIEDDHSGMIAMAPAVTLAHWLPDQVVHVRSFSKSHGPDLRIAALGGPARVVERVIARRMLGPGWTSRLLQAVLLDMLTDADSIAEVRAARLAYRDRQEAVAAGLRRRGVAIPASDGINLWLPVADERAAHVRLAAAGIAVAGGAPFLAGGSPGDDAEPDPATRPGPAGFVRVTAGLVAQGASGVAAELATAARATGARPSG; encoded by the coding sequence ATGCATCTGCCCGCCGCCTTCCCGGACCGTTCCCCGCAGGGCATCGCCGGGGTGATCGCCCGGCTCGTGAACGAGGGCGTCCTCGCGCCGGGGGACCGGCTGCCCACCGTGCGCGAGATCGCCGCGGATCTGGGCGTGAGCCCGGCCACCGTGAGCGCCGCCTGGCAGGCGCTCTCCCGCGCCGGGGTGCTCGTCTCCCGGGGCCGGGCGGGGAGTTTCGTCCAGGCGCCGCAGCGGGACTGGCTGACCCGACGGGTCCGCGGGATGTCGGGTCAGGTGGAGCGCGGCACGCTGGATCTGTCCACGGGGACCCCCGATCCGGGGCTCCTCCCCGCCCTGGGCCGTGCGTTCGCGCGCGTGTCCCTGCGCGCGGATGCCGGACGCTACGGCGACCTGCCGGTGCTCCCCGACCTGGCCGAGGTGCTGGAGGACTCCTGGCCCTCACCGGCCGAGATGATCACGGTGGTCGACGGTGCGCTCGACGGCATCTCACGCGTCCTGGAGCAGGTGGTCCGCTTCGGCGACCGGGTCGCGGTCGAGTCGCCCGGCTTCCCCTACTTCTTCGACCTGCTCGACGCGCTCGGCGCGGAGGCGGTGCCTCTGGAGCTCGACGAGGAGGGCGTGCTCCCGGCCTCGCTCAGCCGGGCGCTCGCGCGGCATCCGTCGGCCGTCATCCTGCAGCCCCGCGCCCAGAACCCGACCGGCGCGTCGATGAGCGCCCACCGCGCACAGCAGCTCGCCGGGGCCGTCCGTGCGGCTCGCGACGGGGATCGGGTGGTCGTCATCGAGGACGACCACTCCGGGATGATCGCGATGGCCCCCGCGGTCACCCTCGCGCACTGGCTCCCCGATCAGGTCGTGCACGTGCGGAGCTTCTCGAAGTCGCACGGACCGGACCTGCGGATCGCCGCTCTGGGCGGCCCCGCCCGGGTCGTGGAGCGCGTCATCGCCCGGCGCATGCTGGGCCCGGGGTGGACGTCGCGTCTGCTGCAGGCGGTGCTGCTCGACATGCTCACGGATGCGGACTCGATCGCCGAGGTGCGCGCCGCCCGGCTCGCCTACCGCGACCGCCAGGAGGCCGTCGCCGCGGGGCTGCGGCGTCGTGGTGTCGCCATCCCGGCCTCCGACGGCATCAACCTGTGGCTGCCGGTCGCCGACGAGCGGGCGGCGCACGTGCGTCTCGCCGCAGCAGGCATCGCGGTCGCCGGCGGCGCCCCGTTCCTGGCCGGCGGTTCCCCCGGGGACGACGCGGAGCCGGACCCGGCAACCCGGCCGGGACCGGCAGGGTTCGTGCGGGTGACGGCGGGGCTGGTGGCGCAGGGGGCCTCCGGCGTCGCCGCCGAACTCGCCACCGCCGCCCGGGCGACGGGCGCCCGTCCCTCCGGTTGA
- a CDS encoding sensor histidine kinase, whose protein sequence is MLRPLKTYQLVTDIVGAALFFAFFAIMVPYGTDGIFVGVLLTLGMSAALAVRRLSPALALGLAWASAILQMLFGLAPMPSDVAVFGVLYVTAAYGSRAVFWAGFVSSFVGAVAIAVYIVYLMPLLQGYAVSIGDIRELPSAILILIAAVFALLLAWTAGALVRTAARARANRAAQQRAESETVAEQERVRIARDMHDVVAHSLAVVIAQADGARYAAAADPAVATTALGTISTTARAALTDVRMLLTQLRHSQGDGPQPDLADLDALYDQVRAAGVDLRVDVHPVPGNDVPASVQLAVFRIVQEALTNALRHGGEGTVSVRLAWYADRVDLEVRSPLRPGSVQAEAPARPLGHGIIGMRERAQLVGGTFEAGPQGDRFVVSAALPMGVPA, encoded by the coding sequence GTGCTGCGCCCGCTGAAGACCTACCAACTGGTGACCGACATCGTCGGTGCCGCGCTGTTCTTCGCGTTCTTCGCCATCATGGTCCCGTACGGCACGGACGGCATCTTCGTCGGGGTGCTGCTCACCCTCGGCATGTCCGCCGCGCTCGCCGTCCGCCGCCTCTCGCCCGCCCTCGCCCTCGGCCTCGCCTGGGCATCCGCGATCCTGCAGATGCTGTTCGGGCTGGCGCCGATGCCGAGCGACGTGGCCGTGTTCGGGGTGCTCTACGTCACGGCGGCCTACGGCTCCCGGGCGGTGTTCTGGGCGGGGTTCGTCTCGTCCTTCGTCGGCGCGGTCGCGATCGCGGTGTACATCGTCTACCTCATGCCCCTGCTGCAGGGGTACGCGGTGAGCATCGGAGACATCCGCGAACTGCCGAGCGCGATCCTCATCCTGATCGCCGCGGTCTTCGCCCTCCTGCTGGCCTGGACGGCGGGCGCCCTGGTGCGCACCGCCGCCCGTGCCCGCGCGAACCGTGCGGCCCAGCAGCGCGCCGAGTCGGAGACGGTCGCGGAGCAGGAGCGGGTGCGCATCGCCCGCGACATGCACGACGTCGTCGCCCACTCGCTCGCGGTCGTGATCGCCCAGGCGGACGGCGCCCGCTACGCCGCCGCGGCGGATCCCGCCGTGGCGACGACGGCGCTCGGGACGATCTCCACGACCGCCCGCGCCGCCCTCACCGACGTCCGCATGCTGCTCACCCAGCTGCGGCACAGTCAGGGCGATGGGCCGCAGCCGGACCTCGCCGACCTCGACGCCCTCTACGACCAGGTGCGGGCGGCCGGGGTGGATCTGCGCGTGGACGTGCACCCCGTACCGGGGAACGACGTGCCCGCCTCCGTGCAGCTCGCGGTGTTCCGCATCGTGCAGGAGGCGCTGACCAACGCCCTGCGCCACGGGGGCGAGGGGACGGTCTCCGTGCGTCTCGCCTGGTACGCGGACCGCGTGGACCTGGAGGTGCGCAGCCCCCTGCGGCCGGGGTCCGTTCAGGCGGAGGCACCGGCCCGCCCGCTCGGTCATGGCATCATCGGGATGCGCGAACGTGCGCAACTCGTCGGCGGGACGTTCGAGGCCGGACCCCAGGGGGACCGGTTCGTCGTGTCCGCCGCGCTGCCGATGGGGGTGCCCGCATGA
- a CDS encoding response regulator, giving the protein MSTPIRVVLVDDQALFRAGIRMLIGSQPDLEVVGEASDGREAIGVVRETRPDVVLMDIRMPVLDGIAATAELLGDPNPPRIVMLTTFDLDEAAARAIRQGASGFLLKDAEPEFLLSAIRTVHAGSAVIAAAATHDLFTRFSDAAPAPVPDAYGTLTDREREIFALAARGLSNAEIAEREFLSEATVKTHISRILGKLSLRDRVQLVVFAFRHGLV; this is encoded by the coding sequence ATGAGCACGCCCATCCGCGTGGTCCTGGTCGACGACCAGGCGCTGTTCCGCGCCGGGATCCGGATGCTGATCGGCTCGCAGCCCGACCTGGAGGTGGTCGGCGAGGCGTCCGACGGGCGGGAGGCCATCGGCGTCGTCCGCGAGACCCGGCCCGACGTCGTACTGATGGACATCCGGATGCCCGTGCTCGACGGCATCGCTGCGACGGCGGAGCTGCTGGGGGATCCGAATCCGCCGCGCATCGTCATGCTCACCACGTTCGATCTGGACGAGGCCGCCGCCCGCGCCATCCGGCAGGGAGCGAGCGGGTTCCTCCTGAAAGACGCCGAACCGGAGTTCCTGCTCTCCGCGATCCGCACGGTGCACGCCGGTTCCGCCGTGATCGCGGCCGCCGCCACGCACGACCTGTTCACCCGCTTCTCGGATGCGGCTCCGGCACCCGTCCCGGACGCGTACGGCACGCTGACGGACCGGGAGCGGGAGATCTTCGCGCTCGCCGCGCGCGGCCTCTCGAACGCGGAGATCGCCGAACGCGAGTTCCTCTCCGAGGCCACCGTCAAGACGCACATCAGCCGGATCCTCGGCAAGCTCTCCCTGCGCGATCGCGTGCAGCTGGTCGTGTTCGCCTTCCGCCACGGGCTGGTCTGA
- a CDS encoding ABC transporter ATP-binding protein, which produces MQITSSELGLAARVQRLTKTYGSGDGAVRALDDVGVGIRRGDFTAIMGPSGSGKSTLMHIMAGLDAPTSGSVWIGDTDITGLSDQELTILRRRRVGFVFQAFNLVPTLDALGNIMLPFDLDGRRPTALERARIDGLVETLGLTGRLGHRPHQLSGGQQQRVAIARALATAPDLVFADEPTGNLDSRSGREVLGLLRAASRDHGQSIAMVTHDPVAASHADRVLYLGDGRIVADQRGQSAEEISAFMLAAELGTETAA; this is translated from the coding sequence ATGCAGATCACCTCCAGCGAGCTCGGGCTCGCAGCCCGCGTCCAGCGGCTCACGAAGACCTACGGCTCCGGCGACGGCGCGGTGCGCGCTCTCGACGACGTCGGCGTCGGCATCCGTCGCGGTGACTTCACCGCCATCATGGGGCCGTCCGGTTCCGGCAAGTCCACGCTGATGCACATCATGGCCGGTCTCGACGCCCCCACCAGCGGTTCGGTGTGGATCGGGGACACCGACATCACCGGCTTGAGCGACCAGGAGCTGACGATCCTGCGTCGGCGCCGGGTGGGGTTCGTCTTCCAGGCGTTCAACCTCGTCCCCACCCTCGACGCGCTCGGGAACATCATGCTCCCGTTCGACCTCGACGGTCGCCGCCCCACCGCTCTCGAGCGCGCCCGCATCGACGGCCTGGTCGAGACGCTCGGGCTGACCGGACGGCTCGGACACCGCCCGCACCAGCTCAGCGGCGGTCAGCAGCAGCGGGTCGCCATCGCCCGTGCGCTGGCGACCGCGCCCGACCTCGTCTTCGCCGACGAACCGACCGGGAACCTCGACTCCCGTTCGGGCCGGGAGGTGCTGGGACTCCTGCGGGCGGCCAGTCGCGACCACGGGCAGTCCATCGCCATGGTCACCCACGACCCGGTCGCCGCGAGTCACGCCGACCGGGTGCTCTACCTCGGCGACGGGCGGATCGTGGCGGATCAGCGCGGTCAGAGCGCGGAGGAGATCTCGGCGTTCATGCTCGCCGCCGAGCTCGGCACGGAGACGGCGGCATGA
- a CDS encoding ABC transporter permease gives MSAPSVSVADAPRAVRPARPAGSAPWIRERGMGASVLVATISSAFGVILIAATELIAAILRADPYVGDSGTLALVLSFLTYLLLGVAVYVAAIVTANTFATVVAGRTRRIALLRLIGASARSQRAEVARHGLAVGAIGAVLGLVGGTVVAAAGAELTVQQLGLDGVVYQLVRPELLVPPVIVVLTTWAAAWVGSRRVLSVTPLQALGGSVETSHEVVARRTGRTVAALLLLVSGTGLLAAGIALGLWDPRGVIVAFFGGLFSFTGIVLGSTRLMPPLLRLVGRLFGRSATARLAAENALRYPERSSRMSIGVVMGVTLVTMFAVAVESAKVLFAASAGGEVPADFAAILDTFATVMMGLMAVAAVIAGVGLVNLLTIGVVQRRRELGLLRALGFSNGQVRRMVLLEAAHVTITATLTGLVLGVVYGWAGAQSLLGTVPADPTLPREPTFVLPAVPLVPVLVILVATAVLTLVAAVVPTRIATRVAPVEALAEV, from the coding sequence ATGAGCGCCCCCTCCGTGTCCGTCGCCGACGCGCCCCGGGCCGTCCGTCCGGCCCGCCCCGCGGGATCCGCGCCGTGGATCCGGGAGCGGGGCATGGGGGCGAGCGTGCTCGTCGCCACGATCTCCAGCGCCTTCGGGGTGATCCTCATCGCCGCGACGGAGCTCATCGCGGCGATCCTGCGCGCCGACCCCTATGTGGGCGACAGCGGGACCCTCGCCCTCGTCCTGAGCTTCCTCACGTACCTCCTGCTGGGCGTCGCCGTCTACGTCGCGGCCATCGTCACCGCCAACACGTTCGCGACGGTCGTCGCCGGGCGCACCCGCCGGATCGCGCTGCTCCGGCTGATCGGCGCCTCCGCCCGCTCGCAGCGCGCCGAGGTGGCCCGGCACGGTCTCGCGGTCGGGGCGATCGGCGCCGTGCTGGGACTCGTGGGCGGCACCGTGGTCGCGGCCGCGGGGGCCGAACTGACGGTCCAGCAGCTCGGCCTCGACGGAGTCGTGTACCAGCTGGTGCGTCCGGAACTGCTCGTTCCCCCGGTGATCGTCGTCCTGACGACGTGGGCGGCGGCGTGGGTGGGCTCCCGCCGGGTGCTCTCGGTGACCCCGCTCCAAGCCCTAGGGGGTTCGGTGGAGACCTCGCACGAGGTGGTCGCACGGCGCACCGGGCGCACCGTGGCGGCTCTGCTGCTCCTGGTGTCGGGGACGGGCCTCCTCGCCGCCGGTATCGCGCTCGGGCTCTGGGACCCGCGGGGCGTCATCGTGGCGTTCTTCGGCGGGCTGTTCTCCTTCACGGGTATCGTGCTGGGTTCGACGCGGCTCATGCCGCCGCTGCTCCGGCTGGTCGGCCGTCTGTTCGGCCGGTCGGCGACGGCCCGGCTGGCCGCGGAGAACGCGCTGAGGTACCCGGAGCGGTCGAGCCGGATGTCGATCGGCGTCGTGATGGGGGTGACCCTCGTGACGATGTTCGCCGTGGCGGTGGAGTCGGCGAAGGTCCTGTTCGCGGCTTCCGCCGGCGGCGAGGTCCCGGCCGACTTCGCCGCCATCCTGGACACGTTCGCGACCGTCATGATGGGCCTCATGGCCGTGGCGGCCGTCATCGCCGGCGTCGGTCTGGTGAACCTGCTCACGATCGGGGTGGTGCAGCGCCGGCGCGAGCTGGGCCTGCTGCGCGCGCTCGGGTTCTCGAACGGCCAGGTGCGCCGGATGGTGCTGCTGGAGGCCGCGCACGTCACGATCACGGCGACGCTCACCGGGCTCGTGCTCGGGGTCGTCTACGGCTGGGCCGGAGCGCAGTCCCTGCTCGGCACCGTGCCGGCCGACCCGACGCTGCCGCGGGAGCCCACGTTCGTGCTGCCGGCCGTGCCCCTGGTGCCCGTGCTCGTGATCCTCGTGGCGACCGCCGTGCTGACGCTCGTCGCCGCCGTGGTGCCGACCCGGATCGCGACCAGGGTCGCTCCTGTCGAGGCGCTCGCCGAGGTGTGA